A window of the Fusarium poae strain DAOMC 252244 chromosome 3, whole genome shotgun sequence genome harbors these coding sequences:
- a CDS encoding hypothetical protein (TransMembrane:11 (o55-71i138-157o163-184i196-215o235-256i319-341o353-375i382-404o410-436i448-466o486-503i)) gives MAPSQDPAHVEDGGKLPVHHTEYSGNNSQVELIEAAVAASDAEALIPKKELFARYWPAVAFSMGLSVALVMEGMDVGLINNFFAHDAYLNRFGWPDANGEQHISTKWQGAIGAGNNCGSILGLLLNGFLQQRYGSRRVYMFAMALMSCTIFVLFFAVNVEMLLVGNLLCGIPWGIFQTLTTAYAAEICPAALRGYLTAWVSMCWGAGSFLATGVLRGSLDLKGDAGWRVPYGLQWMWIPPLFTIAFFAPESPWYLIRRGKFEEAEHSLRRLARCGHYNDETMAQTLALMKHTNEMEKVEAEDASFMDCFRGTNARRTGIVCMAWIIQILNGQSITSFAAILLKSVGMSSKNAFNYNMGIQSVNIFATAIAITLMGRIGRRTFYFWGSSGIGACMLIIGILGFAADGDSVAITTAAFLVVVQCIFKVSLGPTTYVVVAETASSRVRAQTIVIGRAVYVCGQIVVQQLNPRMLNSSSDAWNWGAKTGMFYFGLCFIWAVWIFFFLPETKNRSFADLDYLFQKRVNARKFTTTPVDLFEIVGPSRDDKLQGVEVITPVNTNTAGQDIEGNKKL, from the exons ATGGCGCCCTCTCAGGATCCCGCCCACGTGGAAGATGGCGGCAAACTCCCTGTCCACCATACAGAGTACTCGGGCAACAACTCCCAAGTCGAACTCATCGAAGCCGCCGTCGCTGCCAGTGATGCAGAGGCTCTCATCCCCAAGAAGGAGTTGTTTGCCCGGTATTGGCCTGCTGTGGCCTTTAGTATGGGTTTGAGTGTTGCGCTGGTCATGGAGGGAATGGATGTcggtctcatcaacaacTTCTTCGCTCATGATGCCTACCTTAACCGGTTCGGCTGGCCCGATGCTAATGGAGAGCAACATATTTCTACAAAGTGGCAGGGTGCTATTGGTGCTGGAAACAACTGTGGTTCTATCCTTGGTCTTTTGCTCAACGGTTTTCTTCAACAGCGATATGGCTCTCGACGTGTTTACATG TTCGCCATGGCTCTCATGTCCTGCACCATCttcgtcctcttcttcgccgTCAACGTCGAAATGCTCCTCGTCGGTAACCTCCTCTGTGGTATCCCATGGGGTATCTTCCAGACTCTCACCACCGCCTACGCCGCCGAAATTTGCCCCGCTGCCCTCCGTGGTTACCTTACAGCCTGGGTTTCCATGTGCTGGGGAGCCGGAAGTTTCCTCGCCACTGGTGTCCTCCGTGGCTCTCTCGACCTCAAGGGTGATGCTGGCTGGCGTGTCCCCTACGGTCTTCAGTGGATGTGGATTCCTCCTCTGTTCACCATCGCTTTCTTCGCCCCCGAGAGTCCCTGGTACCTTATCCGCCGTGGTAAATTCGAGGAGGCTGAGCACAGTCTTCGCCGTCTTGCTCGCTGCGGCCACTACAATGATGAGACCATGGCTCAGACTCTTGCCCTCATGAAGCACACCAACGAGATGGAAAAGGTTGAGGCCGAGGATGCTAGTTTCATGGACTGCTTCCGTGGAACCAACGCCCGCCGAACTGGTATCGTCTGCATGGCCTGGATCATCCAGATTCTCAACGGTCAATCCATCACCAGTTTCGCTGCTATCCTGCTCAAGTCCGTCGGCATGAGCAGCAAGAACGCTTTCAATTACAACATGGGTATCCAGTCGGTCAACATCTTTGCCACTGCTATTGCCATCACCCTTATGGGTAGAATTGGTCGTCGTACATTCTACTTCTGGGGCTCTTCCGGAATCGGCGCATGCATGTTGATCATTGGTATCCTCGGCTTCGCTGCCGACGGTGACAGTGTAGCCATCACTACTGCTGCCTTCCTTGTCGTTGTCCAGTGTATTTTCAAGGTCTCTCTTGGTCCCACCACCTACGTCGTCGTCGCCGAAACCGCCTCCAGCCGTGTCCGAGCCCAGACCATCGTCATCGGCCGTGCCGTCTACGTCTGTGGTCAGATCGTCGTCCAGCAGCTCAACCCCCGTAtgctcaacagcagcagcgatGCCTGGAACTGGGGAGCCAAGACTGGAATGTTTTACTTCGGCCTTTGCTTCATCTGGGCTGTctggatcttcttcttccttcctgaGACCAAGAACCGTAGCTTTGCCGATCTTGACTACCTCTTCCAGAAGAGGGTCAACGCTCGCAAGTTTACTACTACTCCTGTTGACT TGTTTGAGATTGTTGGACCTAGCAGGGACGATAAACTCCAGGGTGTCGAGGTCATTACTCccgtcaacaccaacactgCGGGACAAGATATTGAGGGAAATAAGAAGCTTTAA